A part of Geothermobacter hydrogeniphilus genomic DNA contains:
- a CDS encoding 3-hydroxyacyl-CoA dehydrogenase/enoyl-CoA hydratase family protein: MKPITTVGVVGAGTMGSAIAQHFIMKGLPVILVDQQDAFLEKGVGHIRSSLEEALQRRLIDQAGFEQILGRLHCTTDQGELAKADLVVEAIFENLAVKKQLFAELEQVVGADCILASNTSSFLISEIAADLKTPERVLGVHYFYHAAKNKLVEIIPGEKTDSAIVTALENFYSYYDKTPILVKDAPGFAVNRFFVPWLNEAARLYEEGFGSIAFIDRVACEVFGVGMGPFALMNATGVPIAMHAADGLAGELGPFYAPAEILCRQVASKQDWNVEDNSLLNNGSDREDVVTRRLVGASLGVAAQMVDEGVVDATSADLGARAGLRWPVGPFELLAKLGPDNVRDMVESVFSSWQLPLPGCLTAAGAGALTLDWVTSEVVGRTGFIIFNLPDRMNPLGEQVMNQLDRCVDELNARDDIDKIIIHGKGKAFIAGADIKFFLDAMAADDLQRIQTFTDFGQQVLNKISSSSKATCAFLDGLTLGGGLELALACDYRIGTRKSVLAFPETGIGIYPGLGGTQRTPRLIGVGRAKLLIATGQFINAKQAFAYGLVDAVIDPPFDWRELADFNIDKPQAGRTEETPEEAAFAAFDGDLSNPLLDREGFEKQAKGIRRKAPGALKTAMELIDKGRDLDLAAALQLELDGLQTIFASQDAKIGLSSIISGQKPVFTGK; the protein is encoded by the coding sequence ATGAAACCGATTACAACCGTCGGCGTCGTCGGCGCCGGAACCATGGGGTCGGCGATTGCACAACACTTCATCATGAAGGGTCTGCCGGTCATTCTTGTCGACCAGCAGGACGCTTTCCTGGAAAAGGGTGTCGGCCATATCCGCTCTTCCCTGGAAGAAGCCCTGCAGCGCAGGCTGATCGACCAGGCCGGTTTCGAGCAGATCCTCGGCCGTCTGCACTGCACCACCGATCAGGGAGAACTGGCGAAAGCCGACCTGGTGGTGGAAGCCATCTTCGAAAATCTGGCGGTCAAGAAGCAGCTGTTCGCCGAACTGGAGCAGGTCGTCGGTGCCGACTGCATCCTCGCCAGCAATACCTCCTCTTTCCTGATCAGTGAAATCGCCGCCGACCTGAAGACCCCCGAACGGGTGCTCGGCGTTCACTACTTCTACCACGCGGCCAAGAACAAGCTGGTGGAGATCATCCCCGGCGAGAAGACCGACAGCGCCATCGTCACCGCGCTGGAAAACTTCTACAGCTACTACGACAAGACCCCGATTCTGGTCAAGGACGCGCCCGGCTTCGCCGTCAACCGCTTCTTCGTCCCCTGGCTCAACGAAGCCGCCCGGCTCTACGAAGAGGGTTTCGGCAGCATCGCCTTCATCGACCGGGTCGCCTGCGAGGTTTTCGGCGTTGGCATGGGCCCCTTCGCGCTGATGAACGCCACCGGGGTGCCGATCGCCATGCACGCCGCCGACGGCCTGGCCGGCGAACTCGGTCCCTTCTACGCTCCTGCGGAAATTCTCTGCCGGCAGGTCGCGTCGAAACAGGACTGGAATGTCGAGGACAACAGCCTGCTGAACAACGGTTCCGACCGTGAAGATGTCGTCACCCGCCGGCTGGTCGGCGCCAGCCTCGGGGTTGCCGCGCAGATGGTCGACGAGGGCGTGGTCGACGCGACCTCCGCCGATCTCGGCGCCCGGGCCGGCCTGCGCTGGCCGGTCGGCCCCTTCGAACTGCTCGCCAAACTCGGCCCGGACAATGTCCGGGACATGGTCGAAAGCGTCTTCTCCAGCTGGCAGCTGCCCCTGCCGGGCTGCCTCACCGCTGCCGGCGCCGGGGCCCTGACCCTCGACTGGGTGACCAGCGAAGTGGTCGGCAGAACCGGCTTCATCATCTTCAACCTCCCCGACCGGATGAATCCCCTCGGCGAACAGGTGATGAACCAGCTCGACCGCTGCGTCGATGAACTCAACGCCCGCGACGATATCGACAAGATCATCATCCACGGCAAGGGCAAGGCCTTTATCGCCGGCGCCGACATCAAGTTCTTCCTCGATGCCATGGCGGCCGACGATCTGCAGCGCATCCAGACCTTCACCGATTTCGGCCAGCAGGTTCTGAACAAGATCAGCTCTTCCAGCAAGGCGACCTGTGCCTTCCTTGACGGCCTGACCCTGGGCGGCGGACTGGAACTGGCGCTGGCCTGCGACTACCGCATCGGCACCCGCAAATCGGTGCTCGCCTTTCCCGAAACCGGCATCGGCATCTACCCGGGGCTCGGCGGCACCCAACGGACCCCGCGCCTGATCGGCGTCGGCCGCGCCAAGCTGCTGATCGCCACCGGCCAGTTCATCAACGCCAAACAGGCCTTCGCCTACGGGCTGGTCGACGCGGTTATCGATCCTCCCTTCGACTGGCGGGAACTGGCGGACTTCAACATCGACAAACCCCAGGCCGGACGTACCGAGGAAACCCCGGAAGAAGCCGCCTTTGCCGCTTTCGACGGTGACCTGAGCAATCCGCTGCTCGACCGCGAAGGCTTCGAGAAACAGGCCAAGGGCATCCGCCGCAAGGCTCCCGGGGCATTGAAAACAGCCATGGAACTGATCGACAAAGGCCGGGATCTCGACCTGGCCGCGGCCCTGCAACTGGAGTTGGACGGCCTGCAGACCATCTTCGCCTCCCAGGATGCGAAAATCGGCCTGAGCAGCATCATCAGCGGTCAGAAGCCGGTCTTTACCGGCAAATAA
- the had gene encoding 6-hydroxycyclohex-1-ene-1-carbonyl-CoA dehydrogenase — translation MSINAYRWMMKGVKEPLVKQEFTATAGPGEVVVAVAGCGVCHTDLGFYYDGVRTNSELPLALGHEISGRVVAAGEGVADWMDKAVIIPAVMPCGECDLCKRGKGTICRAQKMPGNDIQGGFASHIVVPARDLCPVDETKLAASGLQLADISVVADAVTTPYQAVHQAGVGNGDLAIVIGVGGVGGYCVQMARAFGATVIAIDIDQAKLDAIAEHGAAATFNAMEIGGRDLKKAISAFAKEQGLRRTEWFIFECSGSKPGQETAYGLMVHGSTLSVVGFTMDKVDIRLSNLMAFHARALGNWGCLPEHYPAALDLVLAGKVELAPFVEQRPLEQINEVFAAVHDRKMSKRAILVP, via the coding sequence ATGTCGATCAACGCTTATCGCTGGATGATGAAAGGTGTCAAGGAACCGCTGGTCAAGCAGGAATTCACCGCCACGGCGGGACCGGGTGAAGTGGTGGTGGCCGTCGCCGGCTGCGGGGTCTGCCATACCGACCTCGGCTTCTATTACGACGGCGTGCGCACCAATTCCGAACTGCCGCTGGCCCTCGGCCATGAAATCAGCGGCCGGGTGGTCGCCGCCGGGGAAGGCGTCGCCGACTGGATGGACAAGGCGGTGATCATTCCGGCAGTGATGCCCTGCGGCGAGTGCGACCTCTGCAAGCGCGGCAAGGGCACCATCTGCCGCGCCCAGAAGATGCCCGGCAACGACATCCAGGGCGGCTTCGCCAGCCACATCGTGGTTCCGGCCCGCGACCTCTGCCCGGTCGACGAGACCAAACTGGCCGCTTCCGGGCTGCAGCTGGCCGATATCTCGGTGGTGGCCGACGCGGTGACCACGCCCTATCAGGCCGTCCACCAGGCCGGGGTCGGCAACGGCGACCTGGCAATCGTCATCGGCGTCGGCGGCGTCGGCGGCTACTGCGTGCAGATGGCCCGGGCCTTCGGCGCCACCGTCATCGCCATCGACATCGACCAGGCCAAGCTCGACGCCATCGCCGAACACGGCGCGGCCGCGACCTTCAATGCCATGGAGATCGGCGGCCGCGACCTGAAGAAGGCGATCTCGGCCTTCGCCAAGGAGCAGGGCCTGCGCCGCACCGAGTGGTTCATCTTCGAATGTTCCGGCAGCAAGCCGGGGCAGGAGACCGCCTACGGACTCATGGTCCACGGCTCCACCCTGAGCGTGGTCGGCTTCACCATGGACAAGGTCGACATCCGCCTCTCCAACCTGATGGCCTTCCACGCCCGGGCGCTGGGCAACTGGGGCTGCCTGCCGGAACACTACCCGGCGGCCCTCGACCTGGTGCTGGCGGGCAAGGTGGAACTCGCCCCCTTTGTCGAACAGCGCCCGCTGGAGCAGATCAACGAGGTCTTCGCCGCGGTCCATGACCGGAAGATGAGCAAACGGGCGATCCTGGTACCCTGA
- a CDS encoding IclR family transcriptional regulator, translated as MSDQAADNLKNGRDELLERDYAFSVEPGGNSQDRQFVTALARGLEVLRCFRPHDRHLGNQDIARRTGLPKPTVSRLTYTLTRMGYLYHDERLGKYQLGTSVLSLGYSLLTNMDVLKIARPLMQELADYSHTVVSVGTRDRLGMIYLDGRHSTAATVSLRREPGTRVPIATTAMGRALLCGLPEPEREQLLDHIRKRDEASWPQHKAGIEQALRDYRERGFCFSIGDWRSDVNAVGVPMLPVAGCRLLTFNCAAPSFVLRRHMLEDDIGPRLVNLVRTIESEAARY; from the coding sequence ATGAGTGACCAGGCGGCAGACAATTTGAAGAATGGTCGGGACGAGCTGCTGGAACGCGACTACGCGTTCAGTGTCGAACCTGGCGGCAACAGCCAGGACCGGCAGTTCGTCACCGCTCTGGCACGAGGTCTGGAAGTGCTGCGCTGCTTCCGTCCGCACGATCGGCACCTGGGGAATCAGGACATCGCCCGGCGCACCGGGTTGCCGAAGCCGACCGTTTCCCGGCTTACCTATACCCTGACCCGGATGGGTTACCTGTACCATGACGAACGGCTGGGCAAGTACCAGCTCGGCACCTCGGTCCTTTCCCTCGGGTATTCCCTGCTCACCAATATGGATGTGTTGAAGATCGCCCGCCCGCTGATGCAGGAGCTGGCTGATTATTCGCACACCGTTGTTTCGGTCGGCACCCGCGACCGGCTCGGGATGATCTATCTCGACGGCCGTCACAGCACCGCCGCCACGGTTTCCCTGCGGCGGGAGCCCGGCACCCGGGTGCCGATTGCGACCACCGCCATGGGACGGGCGCTGCTCTGCGGACTGCCGGAGCCGGAGCGGGAGCAGCTGCTTGATCATATCCGCAAGCGCGACGAGGCCTCCTGGCCGCAGCATAAGGCGGGGATTGAGCAGGCGCTGCGTGATTACCGCGAACGCGGATTCTGTTTCTCCATCGGTGACTGGCGCAGTGACGTCAACGCCGTCGGCGTACCGATGCTGCCGGTTGCCGGTTGCCGGCTGCTGACCTTCAACTGCGCGGCCCCCTCTTTCGTGCTGCGCAGGCACATGCTGGAAGATGATATCGGCCCGCGCCTGGTCAACCTGGTGCGGACCATCGAGTCGGAGGCGGCCCGGTACTGA
- a CDS encoding thiolase family protein, giving the protein MNAYLIEAGRTAIGRAHPDKGLYREVRADVLLAELMRKTLAEMEAGEELTAAIDDVYIGCVGQHLEQGKNIARLALLLAGLPETLPGTTVNRLCASSLQAFNFAASTIAAGHAGLLLAGGVEHMTHVPMQAATDYHQGLLDRYPFPFNNMGLTAEKVARDYAVSRHDQDAFAVESHRRALAARNAGHFAREILPIDTPAGPARDDQSPRPGTSLEALAGLKTIFAADGSVTAGNSSPLNDGASLTLLASEAACERFGLKPRARVVDFAVVGLDPCTMGMGPVPAIRALLRKTGLGLDRIDRFELNEAFASQALACIRELELDPDKVNPWGGAIALGHPLGCTGTRLITTLLNGLEESGGRFGIASLCIGHGQGMATLIERL; this is encoded by the coding sequence ATGAACGCCTACCTGATCGAAGCCGGACGCACCGCCATCGGCCGGGCCCACCCGGACAAGGGCCTGTACCGCGAGGTTCGCGCCGATGTCCTGCTGGCGGAGTTGATGCGGAAGACGCTGGCGGAAATGGAGGCCGGTGAAGAACTGACCGCCGCCATCGACGACGTCTACATCGGCTGCGTCGGCCAGCACCTCGAGCAGGGCAAGAACATCGCCCGCCTGGCGCTGCTGCTGGCCGGGCTTCCCGAAACCCTGCCCGGCACCACCGTCAACCGGCTCTGCGCTTCCAGCCTGCAGGCCTTCAATTTCGCCGCCTCGACCATCGCCGCAGGACACGCCGGGCTGCTGCTCGCCGGGGGCGTGGAGCACATGACCCACGTGCCGATGCAGGCGGCCACCGATTACCACCAGGGGCTGCTGGACCGCTACCCCTTTCCGTTCAACAACATGGGACTGACCGCAGAGAAGGTCGCCCGCGACTATGCCGTCAGCCGCCACGACCAGGACGCCTTCGCGGTGGAAAGCCACCGCCGGGCCCTGGCGGCCCGCAACGCCGGACATTTCGCCCGCGAGATCCTGCCGATCGACACCCCCGCCGGCCCCGCCCGTGACGACCAGTCACCGCGCCCGGGAACCAGCCTCGAAGCCCTGGCCGGGCTGAAGACCATCTTCGCCGCCGACGGTTCGGTCACCGCCGGAAACAGCTCGCCCCTCAACGACGGCGCCAGCCTGACCCTGCTCGCCTCCGAAGCCGCCTGTGAGCGCTTCGGCCTGAAACCGCGGGCGCGGGTGGTCGATTTCGCCGTCGTCGGCCTCGATCCCTGCACCATGGGCATGGGTCCGGTCCCGGCGATCCGCGCCCTGCTGCGGAAAACCGGCCTCGGTCTCGACCGGATCGACCGCTTCGAACTCAATGAGGCCTTCGCCAGCCAGGCGCTGGCCTGCATCCGCGAGCTGGAACTGGATCCGGACAAGGTCAACCCCTGGGGCGGCGCCATCGCCCTCGGTCATCCCCTCGGCTGCACCGGCACCCGGCTGATCACCACCCTGCTCAACGGCCTGGAAGAGAGCGGCGGCCGGTTCGGCATCGCCTCGCTCTGCATCGGCCACGGTCAGGGAATGGCGACCCTGATCGAGAGGCTCTGA
- a CDS encoding 2-hydroxyacyl-CoA dehydratase subunit D, which translates to MAAEKQPARKKIESTGQMMKIMSEYFYDLNDAAAASDRKVAWCTSVGPAELLRAMGFAVHFPENHAAMLGATRMATELIPEANTIGYSPDICSYLTADIGAHLKGISPLARAYPGIEAPPRPDVLVYNTNQCRDVQDWFSWYAREFDVPCIGITSPKNFTDVSEILVDDVTRQIEALIPTLEEVSGQSLDMARLRETVALSRECTELWRQVLETAMAVPAPLTFFDGTIHMGPAVVLRGTRQAVDYYRQLLAELQQRIADGSGAVDDEQYRIYWEGMPVWGRLRQHSELFARLNVSVLVSTYCSSWIFPDFDPEEPIRSMARAYLGLFIVRSDAYKEQYIKQMLEKFRIDGIIYHDAKTCPCNSNSRYGMPQRLERETGIPSLVISGDLNDLRCVSDEQTVTNVEAFIEQLEERKDHA; encoded by the coding sequence ATGGCAGCGGAGAAACAACCGGCACGGAAGAAGATCGAATCCACCGGGCAGATGATGAAAATCATGTCCGAGTATTTCTACGACCTCAACGATGCGGCCGCGGCTTCCGATCGCAAAGTCGCCTGGTGTACCAGCGTCGGCCCGGCCGAACTGCTGCGGGCGATGGGGTTTGCGGTTCATTTCCCCGAGAATCACGCCGCCATGCTCGGTGCGACGCGCATGGCCACCGAACTGATTCCCGAAGCCAACACCATCGGCTACTCGCCCGATATCTGTTCCTACCTGACCGCCGACATCGGCGCCCATCTCAAGGGGATCTCCCCGCTCGCCAGGGCCTATCCCGGCATCGAGGCACCGCCGCGTCCCGACGTGCTGGTCTACAACACCAACCAGTGCCGTGACGTCCAGGACTGGTTCTCCTGGTACGCCCGCGAGTTTGACGTGCCCTGCATCGGTATTACCTCGCCGAAGAATTTCACGGATGTCAGCGAGATCCTGGTCGATGATGTCACGCGCCAGATCGAGGCGCTGATCCCGACCCTTGAAGAGGTCAGCGGACAGTCCCTCGACATGGCGCGGCTGCGTGAGACCGTGGCCCTCTCCCGCGAATGCACCGAACTCTGGCGCCAGGTGCTGGAGACGGCGATGGCGGTTCCGGCGCCGCTGACCTTCTTCGACGGCACCATCCATATGGGCCCGGCGGTGGTGCTGCGCGGCACCCGGCAGGCGGTCGACTACTACCGGCAGCTGCTGGCCGAACTGCAGCAGCGCATTGCCGACGGCAGCGGGGCGGTTGATGACGAGCAGTACCGCATCTACTGGGAAGGGATGCCGGTCTGGGGGAGGCTTCGCCAGCACTCCGAACTGTTCGCCCGGCTCAATGTCAGCGTCCTGGTCTCCACCTACTGCAGCAGCTGGATTTTTCCCGACTTCGATCCCGAAGAGCCGATCCGCAGCATGGCCAGGGCCTACCTGGGGCTGTTCATTGTCCGTTCCGACGCCTACAAGGAGCAGTACATCAAGCAGATGCTGGAAAAATTCCGCATCGACGGCATCATCTACCACGACGCCAAGACCTGCCCCTGCAATTCCAACAGTCGCTACGGCATGCCTCAGCGCCTGGAGCGGGAGACCGGCATTCCCAGCCTGGTGATCTCCGGCGATCTCAACGACCTGCGCTGTGTTTCCGATGAACAGACCGTGACCAATGTCGAAGCTTTCATTGAACAGCTGGAGGAGAGAAAAGATCATGCTTGA
- a CDS encoding thiolase family protein, whose translation MSASVKGFRDSQSGSGALFEDVYLIDGKRTPFGKYTGSLSSMSPTDLGILAGRAAIEAAGVPAAEIDQTIVANIGQASADCFFLPRHIALYSGAPLQSTALLTQRICGSGMELLGQAAEQIALGKAQLVLGCGTDTMSRFPLASYSARQGFPLGRPEFVDLLWEALNDTAAVPMGCTADNLAREYNLSREEVDAFAMRSQERYATAQQNGFFEGEIAPIAPKGVLEMGDYKPRKYRLNSREECGADEHPRRTTLEQLARLPFVFSKEGPTTAGSASGIVDGAAAMMVASGDYVRAHGLKPLGKIRGFAASGVRPDIMGIGPAPSIRLLLKQLGMQLGDIDRFEINEAFAAQCLAVARELQLDEDKLNINGGAIAIGHPLGATGVRLTLTCLKTLQRDGKQFGIASACIGGGQGIALAVEAC comes from the coding sequence ATGAGCGCAAGTGTAAAGGGATTTCGGGACAGTCAGAGCGGCAGCGGCGCCCTGTTCGAGGATGTCTACCTGATCGACGGCAAGCGGACCCCGTTCGGCAAGTACACCGGCAGCCTCTCCAGCATGTCACCGACCGACCTCGGCATTCTCGCCGGCCGGGCGGCGATCGAGGCGGCCGGGGTACCGGCTGCGGAGATCGACCAGACCATCGTCGCCAACATCGGCCAGGCCAGCGCCGACTGCTTTTTCCTCCCCCGGCACATCGCCCTCTACAGCGGCGCGCCGTTGCAGAGTACCGCCCTTCTGACCCAGCGGATCTGCGGCTCGGGAATGGAACTGCTGGGCCAGGCGGCGGAACAGATCGCCCTCGGCAAGGCGCAGCTGGTCCTCGGCTGCGGCACTGACACCATGAGCCGCTTCCCCCTCGCCTCCTACTCCGCCCGCCAGGGTTTCCCGCTGGGGCGGCCGGAATTTGTCGACCTGCTCTGGGAGGCCCTCAATGACACCGCCGCCGTTCCCATGGGCTGCACCGCCGACAACCTGGCACGGGAATACAATCTCAGCCGGGAAGAGGTCGACGCCTTTGCCATGCGCAGCCAGGAACGCTACGCGACCGCGCAGCAGAACGGCTTCTTCGAGGGAGAAATCGCCCCGATCGCTCCCAAGGGGGTGCTGGAGATGGGGGATTACAAACCCCGCAAGTACCGCCTGAACAGCCGCGAAGAGTGCGGAGCCGACGAGCATCCGCGCCGCACCACCCTGGAACAGCTGGCCAGGCTGCCCTTCGTTTTCAGCAAGGAGGGGCCGACCACCGCCGGCAGCGCCTCCGGCATCGTCGACGGCGCAGCGGCGATGATGGTCGCCTCCGGCGACTACGTCCGCGCCCACGGCCTGAAACCGCTGGGCAAAATCCGCGGCTTCGCCGCCAGCGGCGTGCGCCCCGACATCATGGGCATCGGCCCGGCACCCTCGATCCGCCTGCTGCTGAAACAACTTGGCATGCAGCTGGGAGACATCGATCGCTTTGAAATCAACGAGGCCTTCGCCGCCCAGTGCCTGGCCGTTGCTCGGGAACTGCAGCTCGACGAGGACAAGCTCAACATCAACGGCGGCGCCATCGCCATCGGCCATCCCCTCGGCGCCACCGGCGTGCGTCTCACCCTGACCTGCCTGAAAACCCTGCAACGCGACGGCAAGCAGTTCGGCATCGCCTCGGCCTGCATCGGCGGCGGCCAGGGAATCGCCCTGGCCGTGGAGGCCTGCTGA
- a CDS encoding SDR family NAD(P)-dependent oxidoreductase: MTAAAEKGARVVLITGAGRGIGAAIARRFAAEGARLALVDVNAGQLQSFAAELEADGCQVLPISADITDKARVEQLMAEVTGHFGRLDVLVNNAGIIRDGFISKISEQDWDQVIDVNLKGAFLCCQAAFPTLKAQQYGKIVNIVSRAWLGNIGQANYSASKGGLVSLTRTLALEFARFQINVNAVAPGLIDTPMSQSMPEEARARLIRMQPTGKMGKVEDIAAAVAFLASDDAVFITGQVLHVDGGKSCGLLSL; encoded by the coding sequence ATGACGGCGGCCGCGGAAAAGGGCGCGCGGGTGGTGCTGATCACCGGCGCCGGCCGGGGCATCGGCGCCGCCATCGCCCGACGCTTCGCCGCCGAGGGAGCACGCCTGGCGCTGGTGGATGTCAACGCCGGGCAGCTGCAGTCCTTCGCCGCCGAACTGGAGGCGGACGGCTGCCAGGTGCTGCCGATCAGTGCCGACATCACCGACAAGGCCCGGGTCGAACAACTGATGGCCGAGGTGACCGGTCACTTCGGGCGGCTCGACGTGCTGGTCAACAATGCCGGCATCATTCGCGACGGCTTCATCAGCAAGATTTCCGAACAGGACTGGGACCAGGTCATCGACGTCAATCTCAAGGGCGCCTTCCTCTGCTGCCAGGCGGCCTTCCCGACCCTGAAGGCCCAGCAGTACGGCAAGATCGTCAATATCGTCTCGCGCGCCTGGCTCGGCAATATCGGCCAGGCCAACTACTCAGCCAGCAAGGGTGGGCTGGTCAGCCTGACCCGCACCCTGGCCCTGGAGTTCGCCCGCTTCCAGATCAATGTCAACGCCGTGGCGCCGGGCCTGATCGACACCCCGATGAGCCAGAGCATGCCGGAAGAGGCGCGGGCAAGGCTGATCCGCATGCAGCCGACCGGCAAGATGGGCAAAGTCGAGGACATCGCCGCCGCGGTCGCCTTCCTCGCCTCCGACGACGCCGTCTTCATCACCGGCCAGGTGCTGCATGTCGACGGCGGCAAGAGCTGCGGGTTGTTGTCACTGTAA
- a CDS encoding acyl-CoA dehydratase activase gives MTRPVFIGLDMGASRTKVVVIDDQGALLGHAVKKSGIDFAATAAICLDDALLRAGAGRSDIGGAMATGYGRSNVTFVTSRSKTEISCHARGCFHSFPEAQTIIDIGGQDNKIIKLDAAGRRQGFKMNRKCAAGTGAFLEEMSARLDIPLQEMNNLARRATEMIKIGSYCTVFSATEVLESIRHGKPVADIIKGIFYSMIQRVLEMDSLTEKVVLCGGVVAHNPYLVEMTEEMIGRSVLLPEYPQLTGAIGAALFAREDAEN, from the coding sequence ATGACCCGGCCGGTTTTTATCGGGCTCGACATGGGAGCCTCGCGGACCAAGGTTGTCGTGATTGACGATCAGGGAGCCCTGCTCGGTCACGCGGTCAAGAAGTCCGGGATCGACTTTGCCGCCACTGCGGCAATCTGCCTCGATGACGCGCTGCTCAGGGCCGGGGCCGGGCGGAGCGATATCGGCGGCGCCATGGCCACCGGTTACGGACGCAGCAACGTCACCTTTGTCACCAGTCGCAGCAAGACCGAGATCAGTTGTCACGCCCGGGGCTGCTTTCACAGTTTTCCCGAGGCGCAGACCATTATCGATATCGGCGGCCAGGACAACAAGATTATCAAGCTCGACGCCGCCGGGCGGCGCCAGGGGTTCAAGATGAACCGCAAGTGTGCCGCCGGCACCGGCGCGTTCCTGGAAGAGATGTCGGCCCGGCTCGATATCCCGCTGCAGGAGATGAACAACCTGGCGCGGCGGGCAACGGAGATGATCAAGATCGGCAGCTACTGTACCGTTTTCTCCGCCACCGAGGTGCTGGAGAGTATCCGTCACGGCAAACCGGTGGCCGACATCATCAAGGGAATCTTCTACTCGATGATCCAGCGGGTGCTGGAGATGGATTCCCTGACCGAAAAAGTGGTGCTGTGCGGCGGGGTGGTGGCTCACAACCCCTACCTGGTGGAGATGACCGAAGAGATGATCGGTCGGTCGGTGCTGCTGCCGGAGTATCCCCAGCTGACCGGTGCCATCGGCGCGGCGCTGTTCGCGCGGGAGGACGCGGAAAACTGA
- the oah gene encoding 6-oxocyclohex-1-ene-1-carbonyl-CoA hydratase codes for MATTDEIIARNAPAELIDHNLIDKDVESLCDGMVQYEKRPARRRDGSVAEGLYNAWIIFNNPKQYNSYTTDMVKATILAFRRASVDREVNAVVFTAVGDKAFCTGGNTKEYAEYYAGNPQEYRQYMRLFNDMVSAILGCDKPVVCRVNGMRIGGGQEIGMACDFTIAQDLANFGQAGPKHGSAAIGGATDFLPVMIGCEQAMVSGTLCEPFSAHKAARLGIIAEVVPALKIDGRFVPNPTVITDRYLDEFGRVIHGEFKTGADFKAGRDLLKQGEVDLSMLDEKVEELCAKLIETFPECMTKSLEELRKPKLEAWNKNKENSRAWLALNMMNEARTGFRAFNEGNKETGREIDFVKLRQGLAKGVPWTEELIESLMPGK; via the coding sequence ATGGCAACAACCGACGAAATCATTGCTCGCAACGCTCCGGCCGAACTGATCGATCACAACCTGATCGACAAGGATGTCGAGAGTCTCTGTGACGGCATGGTGCAGTATGAAAAACGTCCGGCCCGGCGCCGCGACGGCTCGGTGGCCGAAGGGCTCTACAACGCCTGGATCATCTTCAACAATCCGAAGCAGTACAACTCCTACACCACCGACATGGTCAAGGCCACCATCCTCGCCTTCCGCCGCGCCTCGGTCGACCGCGAGGTCAACGCCGTGGTCTTCACCGCGGTCGGCGACAAAGCCTTCTGCACCGGCGGCAACACCAAGGAATACGCCGAGTACTATGCCGGCAACCCGCAGGAGTACCGCCAGTACATGCGGCTGTTCAATGATATGGTGTCGGCCATCCTCGGCTGCGACAAGCCGGTCGTCTGCCGGGTCAACGGTATGCGCATCGGCGGCGGTCAGGAGATCGGCATGGCCTGCGATTTCACCATCGCCCAGGATCTCGCCAACTTCGGCCAGGCCGGTCCCAAGCACGGTTCGGCGGCCATCGGCGGCGCCACCGACTTTCTGCCGGTGATGATCGGCTGCGAACAGGCGATGGTCTCCGGCACCCTCTGCGAACCCTTCTCGGCCCACAAGGCGGCCCGGCTGGGCATCATCGCCGAGGTGGTCCCGGCCCTGAAAATCGACGGCAGATTCGTCCCCAACCCGACCGTGATCACCGACCGCTATCTCGATGAGTTCGGGCGCGTCATCCACGGCGAATTCAAGACCGGCGCCGACTTCAAGGCCGGGCGGGATCTGCTCAAACAGGGCGAAGTGGACCTCTCCATGCTCGATGAGAAGGTCGAGGAACTCTGCGCCAAGCTGATCGAGACCTTCCCCGAGTGCATGACCAAGAGCCTCGAAGAACTGCGCAAACCGAAACTGGAAGCCTGGAACAAGAACAAGGAGAATTCCCGCGCCTGGCTGGCACTGAACATGATGAACGAGGCCCGCACCGGCTTCCGCGCCTTCAACGAGGGCAACAAGGAAACCGGCCGCGAGATCGACTTCGTCAAGCTGCGCCAGGGTCTCGCCAAGGGCGTGCCCTGGACCGAGGAGTTGATCGAGAGCCTGATGCCGGGGAAATAA
- a CDS encoding acyl-CoA thioesterase, which produces MPQAAVEFEVRYAETDQMGVVHHANYLVWFELARTRYCAEAGLPYPEIEARGYLMIITRAEQDYRRAARYGDTIRASCRLDRISRRGLQFNYRIERGDELLTTGSTRHIWVKKDSLQPCSLPGELQEKFTDRDK; this is translated from the coding sequence ATGCCGCAGGCCGCCGTCGAGTTCGAGGTCCGCTACGCCGAAACCGACCAGATGGGCGTGGTCCATCACGCCAACTACCTGGTCTGGTTCGAACTGGCCCGGACCCGCTACTGTGCCGAGGCCGGGCTGCCCTACCCGGAGATCGAGGCCCGCGGCTACCTGATGATCATCACCCGGGCCGAACAGGACTACCGCCGGGCGGCCCGCTACGGCGACACCATCAGGGCGAGCTGCCGGCTCGACCGGATCAGCAGGCGCGGCCTGCAGTTCAACTACCGGATCGAACGGGGCGATGAGCTGCTGACCACCGGCAGCACCCGGCACATCTGGGTGAAGAAGGACAGCCTGCAGCCCTGCAGTCTGCCGGGGGAACTGCAGGAGAAATTCACCGACAGGGACAAATAA